Proteins from one Nakamurella multipartita DSM 44233 genomic window:
- a CDS encoding MBL fold metallo-hydrolase: MTALTRTLGRAARGLPTAIGAGPDEIRPVAEGSSRFDGTSFSNVEPAHVFGLRQGLRLLPELLRHRNGHPPMTIPLVTAPPASQAGELAVTWLGHATTLVELDGHFVLTDPVWSQRVSPSATIGPARLHPMPIALAQLPALSAVVISHDHYDHLDLPTIRTLVSTQTAPFVVPLGVGAHLRGWGVPEDRIVELDWTRSTTVGDLEIVCTPGRHFSGRGLRRNTTLWSSWALLGPQHRVYFGGDTGYTTAFADIARQWGPFDVTILPIGAYGDQWPDIHLHPEEAATAHRDLGGALMIPIHWATFDLALHSWAEPMHRLRAAGTDIRIAAPRPGERVVPNDITTTDGWWDVPVE, translated from the coding sequence ATGACCGCGTTGACCCGAACCCTGGGCCGCGCGGCCCGCGGGCTGCCCACCGCCATCGGGGCCGGCCCGGACGAGATCCGGCCGGTGGCCGAGGGCTCTTCCCGGTTCGACGGGACGTCGTTCAGCAACGTCGAACCGGCCCACGTGTTCGGCCTGCGACAGGGGCTGCGGCTGCTGCCGGAGCTGCTCCGGCACCGCAACGGCCACCCCCCGATGACGATCCCGCTGGTCACCGCCCCGCCGGCGAGCCAGGCGGGCGAGCTCGCGGTGACCTGGCTGGGCCACGCGACCACGCTGGTCGAGCTCGACGGGCATTTCGTGCTGACCGACCCGGTGTGGTCGCAGCGGGTGTCGCCGTCGGCGACGATCGGCCCCGCCCGCCTGCATCCGATGCCGATCGCGCTGGCTCAGCTGCCCGCCCTGTCGGCGGTGGTCATCTCGCACGACCACTACGACCACCTCGATCTGCCCACCATTCGCACGCTGGTCAGCACCCAGACCGCGCCGTTCGTGGTGCCTCTTGGGGTCGGTGCCCACCTGCGGGGTTGGGGCGTGCCCGAGGACCGGATCGTCGAGCTCGACTGGACCCGGAGCACGACCGTGGGCGACCTGGAGATCGTCTGTACTCCGGGCCGGCACTTCTCCGGTCGCGGGCTGCGGCGCAACACCACCCTGTGGAGCTCCTGGGCCCTGCTCGGCCCGCAGCACCGGGTCTACTTCGGAGGCGACACCGGGTACACCACCGCGTTCGCCGACATCGCCCGGCAGTGGGGTCCGTTCGACGTGACCATCCTGCCGATCGGCGCCTACGGCGATCAGTGGCCGGACATCCACCTCCACCCGGAGGAGGCGGCCACCGCCCACCGGGACCTGGGCGGCGCGCTGATGATCCCCATCCACTGGGCGACCTTCGACCTCGCGCTGCACTCGTGGGCCGAGCCGATGCATCGGCTGCGGGCGGCCGGCACCGACATCCGCATCGCCGCGCCACGGCCGGGTGAACGAGTCGTACCGAACGACATCACGACCACGGACGGATGGTGGGACGTCCCGGTCGAATGA
- a CDS encoding TerD family protein: protein MTDSLTRGANTPWTHDRAVVAVQGLSTEASVLAFLVTEDGRVRGDHDFVFFNNPTVPGVAIGGHRVEVDLVAVPSDVAKVVVAAVADDADPAPLSARPLSVGIQPGAGPGTQALVTGLTSERAVVLVELYRRAGQWKLRNVSAGWTEGFAALVRAHGVQVDEDVDDEGSGASEHLAGPAAAPPAPAPPPQAPAPAINLRKPGIEAIDLGKRTGAINLRKGEQVTITKTPRIVATCTWPRATDYDIFALVRYRDGRTETVSTFGTQVDKNDFRLATGDGAVRHSGDIGRTQTASKGWRRKKADEPAVGQETIEITLNPQIAAVVPVVYSAQSNGSGSFRRYQVAMSIDNGGGDTVTIDASNASADDAVFTCVPGIIINDPDGVRIQFLELYSAQGSENRPVVDGELIVKMDAGPVNAFK, encoded by the coding sequence ATGACCGACAGCCTCACCAGGGGCGCCAACACCCCCTGGACCCACGACCGCGCCGTAGTGGCGGTGCAGGGCCTGTCCACCGAGGCCAGCGTGCTGGCCTTCCTCGTCACCGAGGACGGCCGGGTCCGCGGCGATCACGACTTCGTTTTCTTCAACAACCCGACGGTGCCCGGGGTGGCGATCGGCGGCCACCGGGTCGAGGTCGACTTGGTGGCCGTCCCGTCCGACGTGGCCAAGGTGGTCGTGGCCGCCGTCGCCGACGACGCCGATCCGGCCCCGTTGTCGGCCCGTCCGCTGAGCGTGGGCATCCAGCCAGGCGCCGGACCAGGGACGCAGGCGCTGGTGACCGGGCTGACCTCCGAACGGGCGGTCGTCCTGGTCGAGCTGTACCGCCGGGCCGGGCAGTGGAAGCTGCGCAACGTCTCCGCCGGCTGGACCGAGGGCTTCGCCGCCCTGGTCCGGGCGCACGGCGTCCAAGTCGATGAGGACGTCGATGACGAGGGCAGCGGCGCAAGCGAGCACCTGGCCGGCCCGGCCGCCGCGCCGCCCGCCCCGGCTCCGCCACCCCAAGCCCCGGCACCGGCCATCAATCTGCGCAAGCCGGGCATCGAGGCGATCGATCTGGGCAAGCGCACCGGCGCGATCAACCTGCGCAAGGGCGAGCAGGTCACCATCACCAAGACGCCCCGGATCGTGGCCACCTGCACCTGGCCGCGAGCCACCGACTACGACATCTTCGCGCTGGTCCGGTACCGGGACGGCCGCACCGAGACGGTCTCCACCTTCGGCACCCAGGTCGACAAGAACGACTTCCGGCTGGCCACCGGGGACGGCGCGGTCCGGCACAGCGGAGACATCGGGCGGACCCAGACGGCCAGCAAGGGCTGGCGCCGGAAGAAGGCGGACGAGCCGGCCGTCGGCCAGGAGACCATCGAGATCACCCTGAACCCGCAGATCGCGGCGGTGGTGCCGGTGGTCTACTCGGCGCAGTCCAACGGCTCCGGCTCGTTCCGCCGCTACCAGGTGGCGATGTCGATCGACAACGGCGGCGGGGACACCGTCACCATCGACGCCAGCAACGCCTCGGCCGACGACGCCGTGTTCACCTGCGTCCCCGGGATCATCATCAACGACCCGGACGGGGTGCGGATCCAGTTCCTCGAGCTCTACTCGGCCCAGGGCAGCGAGAACCGGCCCGTCGTCGATGGCGAGCTGATCGTGAAGATGGATGCCGGCCCGGTGAACGCGTTCAAGTAG
- a CDS encoding cupin domain-containing protein, producing the protein MRIAPGEARPYRPADWHDCLVVVESGEVLLELDSGARHTCRAGDILWLAGLPVRRLVNPGSVPVVIRTVRRR; encoded by the coding sequence GTGCGCATCGCACCGGGTGAGGCCCGCCCCTACCGGCCGGCGGACTGGCACGACTGCCTGGTCGTGGTCGAGTCCGGCGAGGTGCTGCTGGAGCTGGACAGCGGCGCCCGGCACACCTGCCGAGCCGGCGACATCCTGTGGTTGGCCGGCCTGCCCGTGCGCCGGCTGGTCAATCCCGGATCGGTCCCGGTCGTGATCCGCACGGTTCGCCGGCGCTGA
- a CDS encoding IS1380-like element ISNml2 family transposase encodes MRKSTGLYPSLRVDATGKRVVSHGGSVLLALAADRVGLGRGLSAALRPWRKPMAVHDPGKILLDLAISLAIGGDCLADIAQLRAEPAVFGHVASDPTVSRLIDTLASDATAALKAIDTARAAARARAWKLAGPAAPNHDRSAKAPLVVDVDATLVTAHSEKQLAAATFKKGFGFHPIGAWADHGPDGTGEPLAMLLRPGNAGSNTAADHISVVKAALAQLPCTTADRRPGRGVLVRTDGAGGTHEFVDWMARQRVQYSVGFTLTTDITAKVDALPEAAWTPAYNADQEPRDGAWVAELTGVLKLKGWPKDMRVIVRAERPHPGAQLKFTDSNGNRLTAFATNTKGGQLADLELRHRRRARCEDRIRNSKDTGLNNLPLNDFAQNQVWIAVVQLATELTAWMQMLAFTGTPARTWEPKKLRHRLFSVAARIGRKARRTWLRLSAHAPHRDLLLHGLARLRNLPQLT; translated from the coding sequence ATGCGGAAGTCTACCGGGCTGTACCCGTCGCTCCGAGTCGATGCCACCGGCAAGCGGGTGGTGTCCCACGGCGGGTCGGTGCTGCTGGCCTTGGCCGCGGACAGGGTCGGTTTGGGTCGTGGGTTGTCGGCGGCGTTGAGGCCGTGGCGCAAGCCGATGGCGGTGCACGACCCGGGCAAGATCCTGCTCGACCTGGCGATCTCGCTGGCGATCGGCGGTGACTGCCTGGCCGACATCGCCCAACTGCGGGCCGAGCCCGCCGTGTTCGGTCATGTGGCGTCCGACCCGACTGTGTCCCGGCTGATCGACACCCTCGCCTCGGACGCGACGGCAGCGCTGAAGGCGATCGACACCGCGCGGGCGGCAGCCCGCGCCCGGGCGTGGAAGCTGGCCGGACCCGCCGCACCGAACCATGACCGGTCGGCGAAGGCGCCGCTGGTCGTCGACGTGGACGCCACCCTGGTCACCGCGCACTCCGAAAAGCAGCTGGCAGCAGCAACATTCAAGAAGGGCTTCGGGTTCCACCCGATCGGCGCGTGGGCCGACCACGGCCCGGACGGCACCGGTGAACCCCTGGCGATGCTGCTGAGGCCGGGCAACGCCGGCTCCAACACCGCAGCCGACCACATCAGCGTGGTCAAGGCCGCGCTCGCGCAACTGCCCTGCACCACGGCGGACCGACGGCCCGGCCGCGGTGTGCTGGTCCGCACCGACGGGGCCGGCGGAACCCACGAGTTCGTGGACTGGATGGCCCGGCAACGGGTCCAGTACTCGGTCGGGTTCACCCTGACCACCGACATCACCGCCAAGGTCGACGCCCTGCCGGAGGCGGCGTGGACACCCGCGTACAACGCCGACCAGGAGCCCCGGGACGGGGCCTGGGTGGCCGAACTGACCGGGGTCCTCAAGCTCAAGGGCTGGCCCAAGGACATGCGGGTCATCGTCCGCGCCGAACGACCCCATCCCGGTGCCCAGCTGAAGTTCACCGACTCGAACGGCAACCGGCTCACCGCGTTCGCCACGAACACCAAAGGCGGACAGCTCGCGGATCTGGAACTGCGGCATCGGCGCCGCGCCCGCTGCGAGGACCGGATCCGCAACTCGAAGGACACCGGCCTGAACAACCTGCCCCTCAACGACTTTGCCCAGAATCAAGTGTGGATCGCGGTCGTGCAACTGGCCACCGAACTGACCGCATGGATGCAGATGCTCGCCTTCACCGGCACCCCGGCGCGGACCTGGGAGCCCAAGAAGCTGCGGCACCGACTGTTCAGCGTCGCCGCCCGGATCGGCCGCAAAGCCCGCCGTACCTGGCTCCGCCTGTCCGCGCACGCACCCCACCGCGACCTCCTCCTGCACGGCCTGGCCCGGCTGCGGAACCTGCCGCAACTGACCTGA
- a CDS encoding amino acid permease: protein MAGSPELHKGLNQRHLTMIAMGGVIGAGLFVGSGAVINDAGPGAFLSYALCGVLIVMVMRMLGEMAVANPSTGSFADYARRALGGWAGFSVGWLYWYFWVIVVGFEAVAGAKILQYWIDVPLWLLSLLLMILMTATNLFSVRSFGEFEFWFAGIKVAAIVVFIVLGGLYVLGIWPNKSMDFSNLWAHGGFFPNGLGAVFSGIVVVIFSMVGAEIATIAAAESKDPARSIAKATNSVIVRIAIFFVGSVFLLAVILPWNSNELGQSPYVSAFKVMGLPYVDHLMNAVVLTAVLSCLNSGLYTASRMLFVLAARREAPVALITVNGRGVPMWAILTSTVVGFLCVIAAAISPDTVFLFLLNSSGAIILFVYLLIAISQLILRRRTSEDKLQVKMWLYPALTILTIAAMLAVLVLMYLEESTRPQLLLSVLAWAVVLVLYAVTKWRGGSVGRDFDAAPADGGTRVLVLANETVGAGELIDELRTIDQQGQAQYFVCVPANPVDTGQAEHTGAVWVWQETVKAAQGRLDSTLETLRGHGLSADGELGDHRPMVALGAAVTEFKPDRIVIATHPDVHSAWLRQDVVDRARKAYPSIPVRHIVAHVTEHPGV, encoded by the coding sequence ATGGCCGGCTCTCCCGAATTGCACAAAGGACTGAACCAGCGGCACCTGACCATGATCGCCATGGGCGGCGTCATCGGGGCCGGCCTGTTCGTCGGATCCGGCGCGGTCATCAACGACGCCGGTCCGGGCGCGTTCCTGAGCTACGCGTTGTGTGGCGTGCTGATCGTCATGGTGATGCGGATGCTCGGCGAGATGGCCGTGGCCAACCCGTCGACCGGCTCGTTCGCCGACTACGCCCGGCGCGCTTTGGGCGGCTGGGCGGGCTTCTCGGTCGGCTGGCTGTACTGGTACTTCTGGGTCATCGTCGTCGGGTTCGAGGCGGTGGCCGGCGCCAAGATCCTGCAGTACTGGATCGACGTCCCGCTCTGGCTGCTCTCGTTGCTGCTGATGATCCTGATGACGGCGACCAACCTGTTCTCGGTCCGCTCGTTCGGAGAATTCGAGTTCTGGTTCGCCGGAATCAAGGTCGCCGCGATCGTCGTGTTCATCGTGCTCGGCGGGTTGTACGTGCTGGGCATCTGGCCCAACAAGAGCATGGACTTTTCCAATCTGTGGGCGCACGGCGGGTTCTTCCCCAATGGCCTGGGCGCGGTGTTCTCCGGCATCGTCGTGGTCATCTTCTCGATGGTCGGGGCGGAGATCGCAACCATCGCGGCCGCCGAATCCAAGGATCCGGCCCGCTCCATCGCCAAGGCGACCAACTCGGTCATCGTCCGGATCGCCATCTTCTTCGTCGGCTCGGTGTTCCTGCTGGCGGTGATCCTGCCGTGGAACTCCAACGAGCTGGGCCAGTCGCCGTACGTGAGCGCATTCAAGGTGATGGGCCTGCCCTACGTCGACCACCTGATGAACGCCGTAGTGCTGACCGCGGTGCTGTCCTGCCTGAACTCCGGGCTGTACACCGCATCCCGGATGCTGTTCGTGCTGGCCGCCCGGCGCGAGGCACCGGTCGCGCTGATCACCGTGAACGGCCGCGGGGTGCCGATGTGGGCCATCCTGACCTCGACGGTGGTCGGCTTCCTGTGCGTGATCGCCGCGGCGATCTCCCCGGACACCGTCTTCCTGTTCCTGCTGAATTCCTCCGGCGCCATCATCCTTTTCGTCTACCTGCTGATCGCGATCTCCCAGCTGATCCTGCGTCGACGGACGTCGGAGGACAAGCTGCAGGTCAAGATGTGGCTCTACCCGGCGCTGACCATCCTGACCATCGCCGCCATGCTCGCCGTGCTGGTGCTGATGTACCTGGAGGAATCCACCCGGCCGCAACTGCTGCTCAGCGTGTTGGCCTGGGCCGTGGTGCTGGTGCTGTACGCGGTGACCAAGTGGCGGGGCGGATCGGTGGGCCGGGACTTCGACGCGGCCCCGGCTGACGGGGGCACCCGGGTGCTGGTGCTGGCCAACGAGACGGTGGGGGCCGGCGAGCTGATCGACGAGCTGCGCACGATCGACCAGCAGGGCCAGGCGCAGTACTTCGTCTGCGTGCCGGCCAATCCGGTCGACACCGGTCAGGCCGAACACACCGGGGCCGTCTGGGTCTGGCAGGAGACGGTCAAGGCCGCGCAGGGCCGGCTGGACAGCACCCTGGAGACGCTGCGCGGACACGGCCTGTCGGCCGACGGTGAGCTCGGCGACCACCGGCCGATGGTCGCGTTGGGCGCGGCCGTCACCGAGTTCAAGCCCGACCGGATCGTCATCGCCACCCATCCCGACGTGCACTCGGCCTGGTTGCGGCAGGACGTCGTCGACCGGGCCCGCAAGGCCTACCCGAGCATCCCGGTCCGGCACATCGTCGCGCACGTCACCGAGCACCCCGGCGTCTGA
- a CDS encoding ATP-dependent 6-phosphofructokinase yields MVTLADLQVRQLGECRHESPLAKYIAARRTNDHYVDESDRVLFDDTVHLVQDHGVPLTELPTLEPGGPRRQVFFPPGRTKVGIVTCGGLCPGLNDVIRGLVMELNTHYGVTDVVGFRNGYAGLVPAHGYEPIALTTERVASINMQGGTILGTSRGAQDSEVMVDRLVELGIDILFVIGGDGSIRGASKIAAVARGRGLDLSVIGIPKTIDNDIPFIGQSFGFQTAFTVAAQSIAAAQVEAQSAVNGVGLVQLMGRHAGFIACYAALANHHADFVLIPEVPFALDGESGFLAALQRRVAERGSAVVVVAEGAGQDLMADRAGTDASGNRKLGDIGRYLEAAIVGHYRALGRELTLKYLKPSYSIRSVPAKAFDSVYCVRLAQAAAHAGMAGRTDMVVGRRHNRFVHVPIDIVVSHRNEVAPDGDLWLSVLESTAQPPEMR; encoded by the coding sequence ATGGTGACGCTCGCCGATCTGCAGGTGCGACAGCTGGGTGAATGCCGCCATGAGTCGCCGCTGGCCAAGTACATCGCGGCCCGCCGGACCAACGATCACTACGTCGATGAGAGCGACCGGGTGCTCTTCGACGACACCGTGCACCTGGTCCAGGATCACGGCGTCCCGCTGACCGAGCTGCCCACGCTCGAGCCCGGTGGGCCCCGCCGCCAAGTGTTCTTCCCGCCCGGCCGCACCAAGGTCGGCATCGTGACCTGCGGTGGCCTGTGTCCCGGGCTCAACGACGTGATCCGCGGGCTGGTCATGGAGCTCAACACGCACTACGGGGTCACCGACGTCGTCGGCTTCCGCAACGGCTACGCCGGGCTGGTGCCGGCCCACGGGTACGAACCGATCGCCCTGACCACCGAACGGGTCGCCTCGATCAACATGCAGGGCGGCACCATCCTGGGCACCTCCCGCGGCGCCCAGGACAGCGAGGTGATGGTCGACCGGCTGGTCGAGCTGGGCATCGACATCCTGTTCGTGATCGGCGGCGACGGGTCGATCCGCGGCGCCAGCAAGATCGCCGCGGTCGCCCGGGGACGCGGCCTGGACCTCTCGGTGATCGGCATCCCCAAGACCATCGACAACGACATCCCCTTCATCGGGCAGAGTTTCGGATTTCAGACGGCGTTCACGGTGGCCGCCCAGTCGATCGCCGCGGCGCAGGTGGAGGCCCAGTCGGCGGTCAACGGGGTCGGCCTGGTCCAGCTGATGGGCCGGCACGCCGGATTCATCGCCTGCTATGCCGCGCTGGCCAACCACCACGCCGACTTCGTGCTGATCCCCGAGGTGCCGTTCGCGCTGGACGGGGAGTCGGGCTTCCTGGCCGCGTTGCAACGGCGGGTGGCCGAGCGGGGCAGCGCCGTGGTCGTGGTGGCCGAGGGCGCCGGTCAGGACCTGATGGCCGACCGGGCCGGCACGGACGCCTCGGGCAACCGCAAGCTGGGGGACATCGGGCGGTACCTCGAGGCGGCCATCGTCGGTCACTACCGCGCCCTGGGCCGCGAGCTGACCCTCAAGTACCTCAAGCCGAGCTATTCGATCCGTTCGGTGCCGGCCAAGGCCTTCGATTCGGTCTACTGCGTCCGGCTGGCCCAGGCCGCCGCGCACGCCGGGATGGCCGGCCGCACCGACATGGTCGTCGGCCGGCGGCACAACCGGTTCGTGCACGTGCCGATCGACATCGTCGTCTCGCACCGCAACGAGGTCGCCCCGGACGGCGACCTGTGGCTCTCGGTGCTGGAGTCGACCGCGCAGCCGCCGGAGATGCGCTGA
- a CDS encoding glutathione S-transferase family protein, with protein MVVDSTGVGQGAFERDSRYITTRITRDGQDGYPVEPGRYRLVVSRACPWANRATIVRRLLGLESVLSLGVCGPTHDERSWTFDLDPGGVDPVLGIKRLQQAYFARDPDYPRGITVPAIVDERTGAVVTNDFPQLTLDLSTQWTEFHRPGAPVLYPEPLRAEIDEVNRRVYTEVNNGVYRCGFAGDQDAYDKAFTRLFDALDWLEDRLRERRFLVGDTITEADVRLFTTLARFDPVYHGHFKCNLRKLAEMPVLWAYARDLFQTPGFGDTIDFVQIKRHYYQVHTGINPTGIVPDGPDLANWFTPHGREALGGRPFGDGTAPPTPPVDEMRTADWTIERDGAR; from the coding sequence ATCGTGGTGGACAGCACCGGCGTCGGCCAGGGAGCCTTCGAACGCGACAGTCGGTACATCACCACCCGAATCACCCGAGACGGGCAGGATGGATATCCGGTCGAGCCCGGACGGTACCGGCTGGTGGTCTCCCGGGCCTGCCCGTGGGCCAATCGCGCCACCATCGTCCGACGTCTGCTCGGCCTGGAAAGCGTGCTGTCCCTGGGGGTCTGCGGGCCCACTCACGACGAGCGGAGCTGGACCTTCGACCTCGACCCGGGCGGCGTGGATCCGGTGCTGGGCATCAAACGGCTCCAGCAGGCCTATTTCGCCCGCGACCCGGACTACCCGCGCGGGATCACCGTGCCGGCCATCGTGGACGAGCGGACCGGGGCCGTGGTCACCAACGACTTCCCGCAGCTCACCCTGGATCTGTCCACCCAGTGGACCGAGTTCCACCGGCCGGGCGCGCCCGTGCTCTACCCCGAGCCGCTGCGGGCCGAGATCGACGAGGTCAACCGCCGGGTCTACACGGAGGTGAACAACGGCGTCTACCGGTGCGGTTTCGCCGGCGACCAGGACGCCTACGACAAGGCGTTCACCCGGCTGTTCGACGCCCTGGACTGGCTGGAGGACCGGCTGCGGGAACGCCGATTCCTGGTCGGCGACACCATCACCGAGGCGGACGTGCGGCTGTTCACCACGCTGGCCCGCTTCGACCCGGTCTACCACGGGCATTTCAAGTGCAACCTGCGCAAGCTGGCCGAGATGCCGGTGCTCTGGGCCTATGCCCGGGATCTCTTCCAGACCCCGGGCTTCGGCGACACCATCGACTTCGTGCAGATCAAGCGGCACTACTACCAGGTACACACCGGCATCAACCCGACCGGGATCGTGCCCGACGGCCCCGACCTGGCCAACTGGTTCACCCCGCACGGCCGAGAAGCTTTGGGCGGCCGGCCGTTCGGGGACGGTACCGCGCCGCCGACCCCGCCGGTCGACGAGATGCGCACCGCCGACTGGACGATCGAGCGGGACGGGGCCCGGTAG
- a CDS encoding carboxylate-amine ligase, with translation MARTVGVEEELMLVDPVSGTPASAGDVVHEAAVEALGAAADHLVEREFKMEQTEIGSTPTIDVAALGTELLAVRRTVAAAAGSTGVHVVAVATNPFTVNPTLTKNERYARMAEMFGIIAAQQLTCGQHIHVAIESPEEGVAVLDRIRGWLPLLVAMSANSPYWQGQDTGYASYRSIAWGQWPTAGPTESFGTVEGYHRAISDLLATGAAMDDGMIYFDARLSASYPTLEIRVPDVCMDVRDSTLIAALARALVDTAATQWRHGHPVDPIRIEVLRGAAWRAARFGLQGDLLDHRTRELVPAWAMIDALVQHVLHALRANGDLDFVLAGIEDLRRRGTGAQVQRTEFARRGLLMDVVQLAAQRTLE, from the coding sequence GTGGCGCGGACCGTCGGGGTGGAAGAAGAACTGATGCTGGTCGACCCGGTGTCGGGGACCCCGGCGTCGGCCGGGGACGTCGTGCACGAGGCCGCGGTGGAGGCGCTCGGCGCCGCGGCCGACCACCTGGTGGAACGCGAGTTCAAGATGGAGCAGACCGAGATCGGGTCGACGCCGACCATCGACGTCGCCGCGCTGGGCACCGAGCTGCTCGCGGTCCGGCGGACGGTGGCCGCCGCGGCCGGCAGCACCGGGGTGCACGTGGTCGCCGTCGCCACCAACCCGTTCACGGTCAACCCCACCCTGACCAAGAACGAGCGGTACGCCCGGATGGCCGAGATGTTCGGCATCATCGCCGCCCAGCAGCTCACCTGCGGCCAGCACATCCACGTGGCCATCGAGTCCCCCGAGGAGGGGGTCGCCGTGCTGGACCGGATCCGCGGCTGGCTGCCGCTGCTGGTGGCGATGTCGGCGAACTCGCCGTACTGGCAGGGCCAGGACACGGGCTACGCCAGCTACCGCTCGATCGCCTGGGGGCAGTGGCCGACCGCCGGCCCGACCGAGAGCTTCGGCACCGTCGAGGGTTACCACCGGGCCATCAGCGACCTGCTGGCGACCGGAGCCGCGATGGACGACGGGATGATCTACTTCGACGCCCGGCTCTCGGCGTCCTACCCCACGCTGGAGATCCGGGTCCCCGACGTCTGCATGGACGTACGCGACTCCACCCTGATCGCCGCGTTGGCCCGCGCGCTGGTGGACACCGCCGCGACGCAATGGCGGCACGGCCATCCGGTGGACCCGATCCGGATCGAGGTGCTGCGCGGAGCGGCCTGGCGGGCGGCCCGGTTCGGGCTGCAGGGTGACCTGCTCGATCACCGCACCCGCGAGCTGGTGCCGGCCTGGGCGATGATCGACGCCCTGGTGCAGCACGTCCTGCACGCCCTGCGCGCCAACGGCGACCTGGATTTCGTCCTGGCCGGGATCGAGGACCTGCGCCGCCGGGGCACCGGAGCGCAGGTGCAGCGGACCGAGTTCGCCCGCCGCGGGCTGCTGATGGATGTGGTGCAGCTCGCCGCTCAGCGCACCCTCGAGTAG
- the ku gene encoding non-homologous end joining protein Ku: MRSIWKGSVAFGLVNVPVKLYSATEEKDIRFHQVHAQDGGRIKYKRVCDLDGEEVPYADIAKAYESDDGRTIMLTDEDFAQLPASSSREIDVVSFVPSDQVDPVLYDKTYYLEPASTSTKAYVLLRQTLEQTDRIAIVNFALRQKTRLAALRVRDDVLVIQTLLWPDEVRAAEFASLEESVSIKPAELKMASMLVDSFADDFHPEDYTDEYREELQQLIEAKLEGGEAFETPEKPDEGEDAEVVDLLAALQRSVERHKKAGASTGDDSGDGADDSPKKSPRTSSAKTRTKATDETGDQDKDEAKPPTRRRSPARKTG; encoded by the coding sequence ATGCGATCGATCTGGAAAGGTTCCGTGGCGTTCGGACTGGTGAACGTGCCGGTCAAGCTCTACTCCGCCACCGAGGAGAAGGACATCCGGTTCCACCAGGTCCACGCCCAGGACGGTGGCCGGATCAAGTACAAGCGGGTGTGTGATCTGGACGGCGAGGAGGTCCCGTACGCGGACATCGCCAAGGCCTACGAGAGCGACGACGGCCGCACCATCATGCTCACCGACGAGGACTTCGCCCAGCTGCCGGCCAGTTCCAGCCGGGAGATCGACGTCGTCAGCTTCGTGCCCTCGGACCAGGTCGATCCGGTGCTCTACGACAAGACGTACTACCTGGAACCCGCCTCCACCTCGACCAAGGCCTACGTGCTGCTGCGGCAGACCCTGGAACAGACCGACCGGATCGCCATCGTCAACTTCGCCCTCCGGCAGAAGACCCGGTTGGCCGCCCTCCGGGTTCGGGACGACGTGCTGGTGATCCAGACGCTGCTGTGGCCGGACGAGGTCCGGGCCGCCGAGTTCGCGTCGCTGGAGGAGTCCGTCAGCATCAAACCGGCCGAGCTGAAGATGGCCTCGATGCTGGTGGACAGCTTCGCGGACGATTTCCACCCGGAGGACTACACCGACGAGTACCGCGAGGAGCTGCAGCAGCTCATCGAGGCCAAACTCGAGGGCGGCGAGGCCTTCGAAACGCCCGAGAAGCCGGACGAAGGCGAGGATGCCGAGGTGGTCGACCTGCTCGCTGCGCTGCAGCGCAGCGTCGAGCGGCACAAGAAGGCCGGCGCGAGCACCGGCGACGACAGCGGCGACGGCGCGGACGACAGCCCAAAAAAGAGCCCGCGCACGAGCTCGGCGAAGACCAGGACCAAGGCCACCGACGAGACCGGCGACCAGGACAAGGACGAGGCCAAGCCGCCCACCCGCCGCCGCTCACCGGCCCGCAAGACCGGCTGA